A single window of Desulfovibrio sp. G11 DNA harbors:
- a CDS encoding response regulator has product MERRQTICLVDDDREILDLLSGYLKKHGFEVSCAENGDALMDILRRDRPDLIVLDVMLPGQDGFMVCREVRKQWRIPIIFLSALGESTDRVVGLELGADDYMAKPFEPRELLARIRSVLRRNEGLPVPARESGSVHFSGWRLDRASRCLQSPCGVMVNLSGAEYRLLMAFLENPQTVLSRDALMDLTQGRNAGAFDRSIDVQVSRLRTRLRDKGGEKTALIKTVRGDGYIWTADVRRENA; this is encoded by the coding sequence ATGGAACGCCGACAGACCATATGTCTTGTGGATGACGACCGGGAAATCCTGGACCTTTTGTCCGGCTATCTGAAGAAGCACGGCTTTGAGGTAAGCTGCGCCGAAAACGGTGATGCGCTTATGGATATTCTGCGCCGTGACAGGCCGGATCTTATAGTGCTGGATGTCATGCTGCCCGGGCAGGACGGCTTTATGGTCTGCCGTGAGGTGCGGAAGCAGTGGCGCATCCCCATTATCTTTCTGAGCGCGCTGGGTGAAAGCACAGACCGCGTGGTGGGGCTGGAGCTGGGCGCGGACGACTACATGGCCAAGCCCTTTGAACCGCGCGAGCTGCTGGCGCGCATCCGCAGCGTGCTGCGGCGTAACGAGGGCCTGCCTGTGCCGGCCAGAGAAAGCGGCAGCGTGCATTTTTCAGGCTGGCGTCTGGACAGGGCGTCCCGCTGTCTGCAATCTCCCTGTGGGGTTATGGTGAACCTGAGCGGCGCCGAGTATCGCCTGCTCATGGCTTTTCTTGAAAACCCGCAAACAGTGCTGAGCCGCGACGCCCTTATGGACCTGACCCAGGGCCGCAATGCCGGGGCGTTTGACAGAAGCATAGACGTGCAGGTGAGCCGTCTGCGTACCCGCCTGCGTGACAAGGGCGGTGAAAAGACTGCGCTC
- the asnS gene encoding asparagine--tRNA ligase encodes MQRTLIIDALNSTSAQPAIVLCGWIRTRRDAKDFSFVEINDGSCLANMQCIVDAGTPAHQGLGDAATGAAVRVTGELVSSPGKGQQWEVRAHDVQVYGLADPENFPLQKKRHSDEFLRTIAHLRPRTNKYGAVFRIRSEAGFAVHDFFRGRRFAWVHTPVLTGADCEGAGEMFRVTTLEPGAKNLDQDFFSRQCNLTVSGQLEAEALATGLGRVYSFGPTFRAENSNTPRHAAEFWMIEPEMAFADLEDLMELGEGLTRHVVDHVLTRCESDVNLFDSFVDKGLRQRLQDMLAAPFGRVSYTEAVEILQKSGKDFAFPVAFGTDLQTEHERYLAEEHFKKPVIVYDYPKDIKAFYMRQNEDGKTVAAMDMLVPRIGELIGGSQREERLPTLEARIREMGQNPEDYWWYLELRRFGTVPHAGFGLGFERLLMLLTGITNIRDVIPFPRTPGNLEF; translated from the coding sequence ATGCAGCGAACCCTGATTATCGACGCTCTCAACTCCACATCGGCCCAGCCCGCCATAGTCCTGTGTGGCTGGATACGCACACGCCGCGACGCCAAGGATTTCAGCTTTGTGGAAATCAACGACGGTTCCTGCCTCGCCAACATGCAATGCATCGTGGACGCGGGTACGCCTGCCCATCAGGGCCTCGGCGATGCGGCCACAGGCGCTGCCGTGCGCGTGACGGGCGAACTTGTATCCTCGCCGGGCAAAGGGCAGCAGTGGGAGGTGCGCGCGCATGACGTGCAGGTTTACGGCCTGGCCGACCCCGAAAATTTTCCTTTGCAGAAAAAACGCCATTCCGACGAATTTTTGCGCACCATTGCCCACCTGCGGCCGCGAACCAACAAGTACGGAGCCGTATTCCGCATCCGCTCCGAGGCTGGCTTTGCCGTTCACGATTTTTTCCGCGGCCGCCGCTTCGCCTGGGTGCATACCCCTGTACTTACCGGCGCGGACTGTGAGGGCGCGGGCGAGATGTTCCGCGTGACCACACTTGAGCCGGGCGCAAAAAACCTGGATCAGGATTTTTTCAGCCGCCAGTGCAACCTGACGGTTTCAGGCCAGCTTGAGGCTGAAGCCCTGGCCACGGGCCTTGGGCGGGTGTACAGTTTTGGCCCGACCTTCCGGGCAGAAAATTCCAACACGCCGCGCCACGCCGCCGAATTCTGGATGATCGAGCCGGAAATGGCCTTTGCCGATCTGGAAGACCTTATGGAGCTGGGTGAAGGGCTTACCCGGCACGTAGTGGACCATGTGCTCACCCGTTGCGAAAGCGACGTGAATCTTTTTGACAGCTTTGTGGACAAGGGCCTGCGCCAGCGCCTGCAGGACATGCTGGCTGCGCCCTTTGGTCGTGTGTCCTACACGGAGGCCGTGGAAATTCTGCAGAAAAGCGGCAAGGATTTTGCCTTTCCCGTTGCTTTCGGTACAGACCTGCAAACCGAACATGAGCGTTACCTGGCGGAAGAACACTTTAAAAAGCCTGTTATCGTTTATGATTACCCCAAAGATATCAAGGCGTTTTACATGCGCCAGAATGAGGATGGCAAAACCGTGGCCGCTATGGACATGCTGGTTCCGCGCATCGGCGAGCTTATCGGCGGATCGCAGCGCGAAGAGCGCCTGCCCACACTTGAGGCCCGCATACGCGAAATGGGGCAGAACCCGGAAGATTACTGGTGGTATCTCGAACTGCGCCGCTTCGGCACTGTGCCTCACGCCGGTTTCGGCCTGGGCTTCGAGCGCCTGCTCATGCTGCTCACGGGCATTACCAATATCCGCGATGTCATCCCCTTCCCCCGTACGCCGGGCAATCTGGAATTTTAG
- a CDS encoding aspartate-semialdehyde dehydrogenase, producing the protein MSKKLTVAVVGATGAVGREMLKTLHERDFPATEIRAFASARSAGTKVPFGEQELTVQELKEDVFEGIDLAIFSAGGAASLKFAPHAAHAGCVVVDNSSTWRMDDRCPLVVPEVNAQALEDHNGIIANPNCSTIQMMVALKPLHDAAKIRRVVVSTYQAVSGTGQKGIEELERQVRDLFNGRDPENKTYPYRIAFNCLPHIDVFLENDYTKEEMKMVHETVKIFNDPSVKVTATCVRVPVFYCHAESVNVETEKKLSARDTRVMLAQAPGVRVFDNPRELMYPMPGYCVGDDHTYVGRIREDETIANGLNMWIVADNVRKGAALNTVQIAEELVQRGLVRVTDKNVFMS; encoded by the coding sequence ATGAGCAAGAAGCTGACTGTTGCCGTTGTTGGCGCCACTGGCGCCGTAGGCCGTGAAATGCTCAAGACCCTTCACGAGCGCGACTTTCCCGCCACCGAAATCCGTGCCTTTGCTTCCGCCCGTTCGGCGGGAACCAAGGTTCCTTTCGGCGAACAGGAACTGACCGTTCAGGAACTTAAAGAAGACGTCTTTGAAGGCATTGACCTGGCCATTTTTTCCGCAGGCGGCGCCGCTTCGCTAAAATTTGCCCCCCATGCGGCCCATGCCGGCTGCGTCGTGGTGGACAACTCCTCCACATGGCGCATGGATGACCGCTGCCCCCTGGTGGTGCCCGAAGTCAACGCCCAGGCCCTGGAAGACCATAACGGCATCATCGCCAATCCCAACTGTTCTACCATCCAGATGATGGTGGCGCTCAAGCCCCTGCACGATGCGGCCAAAATCAGGCGCGTGGTTGTTTCCACCTATCAGGCGGTTTCGGGCACCGGGCAGAAGGGTATTGAAGAGCTGGAGCGCCAGGTGCGCGACCTCTTCAACGGGCGCGATCCAGAAAACAAGACCTACCCCTACCGCATTGCCTTCAACTGCCTGCCCCACATCGACGTTTTCCTTGAAAATGACTACACCAAGGAAGAAATGAAGATGGTCCACGAAACCGTCAAGATTTTCAACGATCCGTCGGTCAAGGTCACGGCTACCTGCGTGCGCGTACCCGTTTTTTACTGCCATGCCGAATCCGTCAACGTGGAAACGGAAAAAAAGCTTTCGGCCAGAGATACCCGCGTTATGCTTGCGCAGGCTCCGGGTGTGCGCGTGTTCGACAATCCCCGCGAGCTTATGTATCCCATGCCCGGCTACTGCGTGGGCGATGACCACACCTATGTGGGCCGTATCCGTGAGGACGAAACCATTGCAAACGGCCTCAACATGTGGATTGTGGCCGACAACGTGCGCAAGGGCGCGGCCCTCAACACGGTGCAGATCGCCGAAGAGCTTGTGCAGCGCGGCCTTGTGCGCGTGACGGACAAAAACGTCTTTATGTCCTGA
- a CDS encoding aminotransferase class IV — MKAVDAHTYLAALLAAPRPGSENVLAFYDHRVGHICTDAALLLLPLDDHICHRGDGLFESISYRQGRLFSFDQHLARLKDGAAALGIPPPCPWDTLRRIILDVARASGSDHGDMRIFLSRGPGGFGISPAECPQAGLYVVALRKKFAGQAFYEKGLTAFTSDIPPKQEYLARIKNTNYLPNVFMAMEAARKGMDVAVTFDEDGFMGEAATANVGLVDERGRLLCPELRRILPGTTMLAALELAARRHPGPMTVIEAPIAKEQISTASEMLLFTSSTLCVGVTHFDGKPVGCGEHLGRPGPVARWLKDALLRHLMEQGTPF, encoded by the coding sequence TTGAAAGCAGTCGATGCCCATACCTATCTTGCGGCCCTGCTGGCCGCTCCCCGGCCCGGTTCTGAAAACGTGCTGGCGTTCTATGATCACAGGGTGGGGCATATCTGCACTGACGCGGCCCTTCTGCTTTTGCCGCTGGATGATCACATCTGCCACAGGGGCGACGGTCTTTTTGAGAGCATCAGCTACCGCCAGGGCAGGCTGTTCAGCTTTGACCAGCACCTTGCGCGCCTCAAGGACGGAGCCGCGGCTCTCGGCATCCCCCCTCCCTGTCCGTGGGATACACTGCGCCGCATCATACTGGACGTGGCCCGCGCCTCGGGCAGCGATCACGGCGACATGCGCATATTCCTGAGCCGAGGCCCTGGCGGCTTCGGCATCAGCCCGGCTGAATGCCCCCAGGCAGGCCTGTATGTGGTGGCCCTGCGCAAAAAATTTGCGGGCCAAGCCTTTTATGAAAAAGGGCTCACCGCCTTTACCAGTGACATCCCGCCCAAGCAGGAATACCTGGCCCGCATAAAAAACACCAATTATCTGCCCAATGTGTTCATGGCTATGGAGGCCGCCCGCAAGGGCATGGACGTTGCCGTGACCTTTGATGAAGACGGCTTCATGGGCGAAGCCGCCACAGCCAACGTGGGCCTTGTGGACGAACGGGGACGCCTGCTCTGCCCCGAACTCAGACGCATCCTGCCCGGCACCACCATGCTGGCCGCCCTTGAACTGGCCGCGCGCCGCCACCCCGGTCCCATGACGGTAATAGAGGCCCCCATAGCCAAAGAACAGATCAGCACGGCCAGTGAAATGCTGCTTTTCACCAGTTCCACCCTCTGCGTGGGGGTGACCCATTTTGACGGAAAGCCCGTGGGCTGCGGCGAGCATCTGGGCAGGCCGGGTCCGGTGGCCCGGTGGCTCAAGGATGCCCTGCTGCGGCATTTGATGGAACAAGGTACTCCCTTCTGA
- a CDS encoding glycosyltransferase, translating to MRVLLIALQNTVPGPASPEEQARWAELGSPMRTARMEEEHVLALARAMRDGGRLAPMLACRESSYLHARACQLNLPVLTVNGASPGNPFNFWRLWRWQRRHQKLLVQTMGQDAVSLGRSVLRMRPAGGTLLAHAFPLRPPQGQCAASRAFRAAHKVLCGSRHVMERLAAAEARQAPDTPAEKKGKSKKNSTGNTGSRPECGEKPRTLPLGHAPLTLLAPGMSLDDFLPAAECEAGRSAVPDSGLSGPDRFVFGLADALTPRSGAQVVMRAMSAIWQRDDLPPWEVRALGGGPRLAEILDEAESLGVASRLSILNEQHLPDVLPRCHAWIAPGSSPEELPENLWAGVAAGLPLLCSQSPLHLERLSLEGGKPHNAALLVEENDPQALAKAMIDLMQNADLRRDLVRGAQALRPHVGLEAFAARACALYTQWCRELGWLEPDHDDGHRS from the coding sequence ATGCGTGTTCTGCTTATTGCCCTGCAAAATACGGTTCCCGGCCCCGCCTCGCCGGAAGAGCAGGCCCGGTGGGCCGAACTCGGCTCGCCCATGCGCACCGCGCGGATGGAAGAAGAACACGTTCTGGCCCTGGCCCGCGCCATGCGTGATGGCGGCCGTCTCGCCCCCATGCTGGCCTGCCGTGAATCTTCGTACCTTCATGCCCGGGCATGCCAGCTCAACCTGCCTGTTCTGACCGTAAACGGGGCAAGCCCCGGCAATCCTTTCAATTTCTGGCGCTTGTGGCGCTGGCAGCGCAGACATCAGAAACTGCTTGTGCAGACAATGGGGCAGGACGCCGTGTCCCTGGGCCGCAGCGTACTGCGCATGCGCCCGGCAGGAGGCACCCTGCTGGCCCATGCCTTTCCTCTCCGCCCCCCGCAGGGGCAGTGCGCCGCAAGCAGGGCCTTCAGGGCTGCCCACAAGGTGCTGTGCGGCTCGCGCCATGTCATGGAGCGCCTGGCCGCCGCAGAAGCCCGGCAGGCCCCAGACACCCCGGCCGAAAAGAAGGGCAAGAGCAAAAAAAACAGTACTGGAAACACCGGTTCCCGTCCGGAATGCGGCGAAAAACCCCGCACCCTGCCCCTGGGACATGCCCCCCTCACACTGCTGGCTCCGGGCATGAGCCTTGACGATTTTTTACCCGCCGCAGAATGCGAAGCAGGCCGCTCCGCAGTGCCTGATTCCGGCCTTTCCGGGCCGGACCGCTTTGTTTTTGGCCTGGCCGATGCCCTGACGCCGCGTTCCGGTGCGCAGGTGGTCATGCGGGCCATGTCGGCCATCTGGCAGCGCGACGACCTGCCGCCGTGGGAAGTGCGCGCCCTGGGGGGCGGCCCCCGCCTTGCCGAAATCCTTGACGAAGCCGAAAGCCTTGGCGTGGCCTCACGCCTGAGCATACTCAACGAGCAACACCTGCCCGATGTCTTGCCCCGCTGCCATGCCTGGATCGCGCCCGGCTCTTCCCCCGAGGAGCTGCCCGAGAACCTGTGGGCCGGTGTGGCCGCGGGCCTGCCCCTGCTGTGCAGTCAAAGCCCCCTGCACCTAGAACGCCTGTCTCTGGAAGGCGGCAAACCGCACAACGCGGCCCTGCTGGTGGAAGAAAACGATCCGCAGGCCCTGGCAAAAGCCATGATCGACCTTATGCAGAACGCGGACCTGCGCCGGGATCTTGTACGCGGCGCGCAGGCGCTGCGCCCCCATGTGGGACTGGAAGCCTTTGCGGCGCGCGCCTGCGCCCTGTATACCCAATGGTGCCGCGAACTGGGCTGGCTTGAGCCGGACCATGATGACGGCCACCGGTCTTGA
- a CDS encoding ATP-binding protein, with protein sequence MKCKICKAEAAVALRSHNAAFCPDCYKDFFSRQVTRGIEGQKLFTRDERVLVALSGGKDSLALMLELSRQGYNVTGLHIDLGIPVSSAAARGVVERFCAKHGLKLMIREMAAEGLAIPAVKARLNRPVCSACGKIKRHFFNKVALDEGFDALATGHNLDDEVARLFSNTLRWDTAYLSDQGPRLDSEHGFSRKVKPLWRLTEFETANYAFLMGIENHYAPCPYSPGASFTTLKGLLQNLEAAMPGRKLDFYQGFLARGRPVFARREAEEGVTLAPCTLCGYPTSSGDTCGVCRIRAALSGDSA encoded by the coding sequence ATGAAGTGTAAAATCTGCAAAGCCGAGGCCGCAGTAGCCCTGCGCAGCCACAATGCCGCCTTTTGCCCCGACTGCTACAAGGACTTCTTTTCCCGCCAGGTAACCAGGGGCATTGAAGGACAGAAGCTTTTTACCCGTGACGAGCGTGTGCTCGTGGCCCTTTCCGGGGGCAAGGATTCCCTTGCCCTCATGCTCGAACTTTCCCGCCAGGGCTACAATGTCACGGGTCTGCACATTGACCTGGGCATTCCCGTATCCTCGGCCGCGGCGCGGGGCGTCGTGGAACGCTTTTGCGCCAAGCACGGCCTCAAGCTCATGATCAGGGAAATGGCCGCCGAAGGCCTTGCCATTCCTGCGGTCAAGGCGCGCCTGAACCGGCCCGTCTGCTCGGCCTGCGGCAAGATCAAGCGTCATTTTTTCAACAAGGTCGCGCTGGATGAGGGCTTTGACGCCCTGGCCACCGGACACAACCTTGATGACGAAGTGGCCCGTCTTTTCAGCAACACCCTGCGCTGGGACACGGCCTACCTTTCCGATCAGGGACCGCGCCTCGATAGCGAACACGGCTTTTCACGCAAGGTCAAACCACTGTGGCGGCTTACGGAATTTGAAACCGCCAACTATGCCTTTCTGATGGGCATAGAAAACCACTATGCGCCCTGTCCTTACAGCCCCGGGGCCAGCTTCACCACGCTCAAGGGGCTGCTGCAAAATCTTGAAGCCGCCATGCCCGGCCGCAAACTGGACTTTTATCAGGGTTTTCTGGCGCGGGGGCGGCCTGTTTTCGCACGGCGCGAAGCTGAAGAGGGGGTAACCCTTGCCCCCTGTACGCTGTGCGGCTATCCCACATCTTCGGGGGATACCTGCGGCGTCTGCCGCATACGCGCAGCCCTGAGCGGGGACAGTGCATAA
- a CDS encoding tyrosine-type recombinase/integrase encodes MAGQSRIKTNYPGIFYRITERKGKRGEERVYYIVFKQDGKVIEEKVGRQYADDMTPAKASGIRAERIEGKRVSRKDIREAALAAKAAEDAKPTIIKLWNQYQQFFDDGKTRKPDTSRYHLYIENIFGDKTPGEITTLDVDKLRQKLLKIGKSAQTAKHVLALLRRIIMFGVKKGLCAAPDPSKLHFEMPRIDNQKTENLSANQLKKYLEAIDNEPDQDAAAFLRLALVTGMRKGALMALQWTDIDFESGFILLRGEAAKKGKTERIPLSHAARAILQGVRRTDSPFVFPGRNGAQRKDFRKIAVRVKQNAGLPDDFRPLHGLRHAYASLLASSGKVDLYTLQKLLTHSSPQMTQRYAHLADEAMQRAASVADEIFAMDTEKK; translated from the coding sequence ATGGCTGGGCAATCTCGCATAAAGACGAATTACCCTGGAATCTTTTACCGAATTACCGAGCGCAAAGGTAAGCGTGGTGAAGAACGCGTTTACTATATTGTTTTCAAACAGGACGGTAAAGTTATAGAAGAGAAGGTCGGCAGGCAGTATGCAGACGATATGACTCCCGCTAAGGCATCCGGCATTAGAGCCGAGCGGATAGAAGGAAAACGCGTTTCCCGCAAAGATATTCGTGAGGCTGCTCTCGCAGCCAAAGCCGCCGAAGACGCCAAACCGACCATCATCAAACTCTGGAATCAATATCAACAGTTTTTTGATGACGGGAAGACCAGAAAACCTGATACAAGTAGATATCATTTATATATAGAAAATATTTTTGGAGACAAAACGCCCGGTGAAATCACTACGCTAGACGTTGACAAGCTTCGCCAGAAACTACTCAAAATAGGGAAAAGTGCGCAAACAGCAAAACATGTGCTCGCATTACTCCGTCGTATTATCATGTTTGGCGTTAAAAAGGGGCTATGCGCAGCCCCAGACCCTTCTAAGCTTCATTTTGAGATGCCACGAATAGACAATCAAAAGACGGAGAATTTGAGTGCTAATCAGTTGAAAAAATATCTGGAAGCCATTGATAATGAACCAGATCAGGATGCTGCGGCATTCTTGCGCCTTGCACTTGTTACTGGCATGCGCAAGGGAGCATTGATGGCGCTTCAATGGACGGACATTGATTTTGAAAGCGGTTTTATTTTGCTGCGTGGAGAAGCGGCAAAAAAAGGTAAAACGGAGCGCATCCCCCTCTCTCATGCGGCACGGGCCATTCTGCAAGGTGTCAGAAGAACCGACAGCCCCTTTGTTTTTCCGGGACGGAATGGTGCGCAGCGCAAGGATTTTCGTAAAATTGCCGTACGGGTCAAGCAGAATGCCGGACTCCCTGACGATTTCCGGCCTCTGCATGGATTGCGCCATGCCTATGCCTCACTTCTTGCTTCCAGCGGCAAGGTCGATTTATACACGTTGCAGAAATTGCTAACCCATTCCAGTCCGCAAATGACCCAGAGGTACGCACACCTTGCCGATGAGGCGATGCAGCGGGCGGCCAGTGTTGCAGATGAAATCTTTGCCATGGATACGGAGAAAAAGTGA
- a CDS encoding helix-turn-helix transcriptional regulator, with product MSTTESTCHCLTEQEVSARTGLSLSTLRVHRFKRTGFPYIKIGRSVRYRVCDLEAYLSEHRIDPSGNS from the coding sequence ATGTCCACCACAGAATCAACATGCCATTGCTTGACAGAGCAAGAGGTTTCGGCCCGAACCGGGCTGAGCCTCTCTACACTTCGCGTACACAGATTTAAGCGTACAGGGTTTCCCTATATCAAAATAGGGCGTTCCGTGCGTTACCGCGTCTGTGACCTGGAAGCATATCTTTCAGAGCACCGTATTGACCCCTCTGGTAACAGCTAA
- a CDS encoding DUF3987 domain-containing protein produces MTYDSPGVGRRLKISSLKREKEETNLHFANFSGCNLPLTTRKIVEAVSTSRHVDSGLVLLGWLASIAGIDRGCHRIKHKTTGYINLLALLIIAGAESGCGKSLALEFFIESISNIELNSYDQGSSDCEEEACDACNQRIKFLKGEYVKTGDPAKLSEIKNIRQELSEIETKRNKPRFLMSDITKAAYFKLMVDQGFVMRMESDGILLPRDSFNMVRKFWGGEAHSESRISRGQASCNDPFIVDLVFTQIEPFTKFIKDKSYIETGLCARMLTYRAAPHDPRMYQTSQHELDPEIKALIQRTLVRVNDCANSSVEHQIITLDAEAERAWDNFRIKCSEDASGRNVEIKEWAKRMAQHALRIAGILHVAEYSEPEKTPVSWDEIDTAIQITEVLADNLWECISGHANRQELVCMCDVGIHILEENLRTFNATQLKQRFKDRYSAAEVNVALYKLERRAIIRDLSESYCYSRRGRPSGHEYRNEYYDKHFRG; encoded by the coding sequence ATGACTTATGACTCACCTGGTGTTGGGCGTAGGTTGAAAATTTCATCGCTAAAACGCGAAAAGGAAGAGACAAATCTGCATTTCGCAAATTTTAGCGGGTGCAATTTGCCACTGACTACTAGGAAAATTGTAGAAGCCGTTTCGACATCACGACATGTAGATTCAGGTTTGGTTTTACTGGGCTGGTTGGCTTCAATTGCAGGAATTGACAGAGGCTGTCATCGTATTAAGCACAAAACAACCGGATATATTAACTTACTTGCTTTACTTATCATAGCCGGTGCAGAATCTGGATGTGGGAAATCATTGGCACTTGAATTTTTTATAGAGTCCATCAGCAACATTGAACTTAACAGCTACGATCAAGGTTCATCCGACTGTGAAGAAGAGGCTTGTGATGCATGCAACCAGCGCATCAAATTCCTAAAAGGTGAATACGTTAAAACAGGCGATCCTGCCAAGCTTAGTGAAATTAAGAATATTAGACAAGAGCTGAGCGAAATCGAAACGAAAAGAAACAAGCCTCGATTCCTCATGTCTGACATAACGAAGGCGGCCTATTTCAAGCTTATGGTTGATCAGGGATTTGTTATGCGGATGGAATCAGATGGCATTTTGTTGCCGCGAGATTCTTTCAATATGGTCAGAAAATTTTGGGGAGGGGAAGCTCATTCTGAGAGTCGAATTAGCAGGGGGCAAGCATCCTGCAATGATCCTTTCATCGTTGACCTTGTTTTCACGCAGATTGAGCCTTTTACAAAGTTCATCAAGGACAAGAGCTACATTGAAACAGGGTTGTGTGCTCGTATGCTTACCTACAGGGCCGCACCGCATGATCCGCGGATGTATCAAACTTCTCAGCACGAATTAGACCCAGAAATAAAGGCGTTGATCCAAAGAACTCTTGTTCGAGTTAACGATTGTGCAAACTCTAGTGTCGAGCACCAGATCATCACGCTGGATGCAGAGGCAGAGCGTGCTTGGGATAATTTTCGAATAAAATGCTCTGAAGATGCATCCGGGCGGAATGTTGAAATTAAAGAGTGGGCAAAACGGATGGCACAGCATGCTTTAAGAATAGCAGGGATTCTTCATGTTGCGGAATATTCTGAACCTGAAAAAACACCTGTATCGTGGGATGAAATCGACACCGCAATACAGATCACAGAAGTGTTAGCAGACAATTTGTGGGAATGCATATCTGGTCATGCAAACAGGCAAGAGCTGGTTTGTATGTGTGATGTGGGGATACATATTCTTGAGGAAAATTTGAGGACATTTAACGCTACGCAACTCAAGCAGCGATTCAAAGATCGCTACTCAGCGGCCGAAGTCAATGTTGCTCTCTATAAACTGGAAAGGCGAGCCATTATCAGAGATCTCTCTGAATCGTATTGTTATAGTAGGCGTGGCAGGCCTTCAGGGCATGAATACAGGAACGAGTATTACGATAAGCACTTCAGGGGCTAA